The genomic region TTCCTTTTGCGGATACAACGAATCGAACGTGCAACCTTCGATTCGATCGACGGTAACCGAACTCGTTCCAACGGCGCTGCTGTATTTTACGTAATTATTCTTAAAATGGTACAATGCGCCGCGTGCCGTCTCGATTATGAAGGGGTCGACGAAGTTATTTTCCGTCACGGAAACCTGGTAGCCGCTACCGTTCAAAATCGTCACTCCGTTGTGTATGCTATTACCCGTAATATTGACGTACGCGTTTTCTATGCGAGCTGTCATTAGTCCGATCGAAGACCCGCAGTTGAATATAAAGTTTCCTCGGATGGTCGCGTGAGCGAGCGAATATAGATTGACCGCGGTTGAATCCACGTTATAGATATGATTGTTCTCGATCTGTACGGAGTAGCAACCTACCAGTATCCCATGGTTGCTATTGTATATCAGATTATTACGAATCACGCAGTTATCTCCGAAGGAATCCTCTTGGTTGATCGCATACCTTGTAGGATCGTAGAACGTCGGGAGGCCGTCCAGAAACTTCAGCGTATTCTTCCCGTTGTCGCGAATTACGTTATGCTGAATGACGTTGTAGCTCCCTCCACCGGTGATACCGCCTCTATGGCCGTTAAAGATTTCGTTATGCTCTATGACGTTGTGGTGAGCGATGTCGCCGTAGACGATAGTGATCTGCATGTATTTATTTGCGTTCGCTTCTTGGCGAAACAGCAGTCTGAACGTTCTTGCGCCGACGGGGACGGTAATGGGCGTATAAATCTTGCGTCTCTTCTGCACACCGAGATAAGCGTTATTTTCACCGTAAAAATAAACATCCACTTCTCTTACGTTGAGGTTGGTTTCCCGGGTATACCCAGCGCCTGCGATGAGAATAGAAGAGTATTCCACATCCGAAGGGAGGGGGATATTCGTAGTGATAACCGTGTTCTGCGATGTCGTCGGTTGTCCGGTTTTATCGTCTAGGCCGTTTACAGTGAGTCCCTGGTAAAACTCGACCAAGGATCGGAACGCGGAACTCACCAGCGAGACGTTATCTCCCATGTAGTCGCTGATTGCGCAGTGAGAGACGGAACAATGGCTGGACCCTCTTCCGATCACAACTCCATAGGTATGCTCCATCTTTGCTTCTTCCGTAGCGTTGGTCCAACTCCGATCCGTCCGGTCGCCTATGATTCTTCCGCCAACGAGATGAGCGTTGGTTACGTTCTCGAACACGAAGCTATTTCCTTTAAAGTTAAAGTAATCGTTAGTAGTACGGTTATCAAAGGGCGATTTTCGGTCCGAGTCATACATGACCTTAAAAGTCGATCCATTGAGAAAAAAGGTAAGGTTGCTAAGCATTGCAATCGACCTAGGGTAGCAGATGGAGTACTCCCCTCTCGGGATGACCACGGCGTTGTAGCCGCTCTCCCGAGCAAAGGCAAGTGCATTGTTTATTCCCTGGATGTTTCGGTCGGCGCTCGTATAATCCGCTTCCGTATAAGGTTTCTGCGGAAGCCCTTGCACGATCCCCCATCGTTCTATATCGATCATGTAAGTCGCGCTACCCGACATCGAATTTATAATGGTATCTATGTCGCTAAGCCTCGACTTTAGGTTCACGGTTGGCTCGACGTAAACGGCCTCGGCAACAGTGATCGGCAACAGGTACTCGTTGCTTGCGTTTTTCAGTTTTTTCAGTTTTCCCTCCATAACGTAGGACCTCCTTTAGAGAAGGGTTTTGTAATTCTGCGCCCGCTCTTCTGTTGTAAGCGCCCTATTATAATAGGCTAAATATTCATACCACACGTTGTTTACTTTATCGCCGACTTGAAGTAATGGTCTTTCAAGACGGGCGATGTGGAACTGCGGTCCGAACGGTTTCTGCATAATTAAGGCATTATCAAGATATAGGGAGATAGCGGATGCGTCGCGTACTAGGACCACGTGATAGTATGGGGCGGTACTAAGCGAAGCGGTAAAAAGGGAGGTTGCGACAATCGCATTGGTATTCAGGTCTCTAGCAAAAAGCGTTACGACGAATTGCGTATTAGGGCTGTAATTCCGTTTCACCGTCACGCTGGTCGTTGCTTCGTTCTCTCTGGCAGAGTCGAAAATATTGAGGAAGGACGTCCCTTGGTCGGATTTCACGGTCATGGTTAGGGTGAAAGGTTCGTTGCCATCGAAGTAATTCCTAGGATATAAAAAGGAGTAATTTTCGGGAGTTTCCTCTAACAGAACTAAACCGTTCGTAACAAGACCGGCCAAACTCGGTGAGACCGGCGGAGTCGTAAGTGTGATGCTCTGACCGAACGAGTAGTTGTTCGCTAGGTCTTTGGCTCTCACTGTGAATGTGTAAGTTGTCGATGGAGTTAAGCCGATGATGTCGGAGTAAGTCGCGAGTCGATTTCTGGT from Paenibacillus antri harbors:
- a CDS encoding right-handed parallel beta-helix repeat-containing protein; protein product: MEGKLKKLKNASNEYLLPITVAEAVYVEPTVNLKSRLSDIDTIINSMSGSATYMIDIERWGIVQGLPQKPYTEADYTSADRNIQGINNALAFARESGYNAVVIPRGEYSICYPRSIAMLSNLTFFLNGSTFKVMYDSDRKSPFDNRTTNDYFNFKGNSFVFENVTNAHLVGGRIIGDRTDRSWTNATEEAKMEHTYGVVIGRGSSHCSVSHCAISDYMGDNVSLVSSAFRSLVEFYQGLTVNGLDDKTGQPTTSQNTVITTNIPLPSDVEYSSILIAGAGYTRETNLNVREVDVYFYGENNAYLGVQKRRKIYTPITVPVGARTFRLLFRQEANANKYMQITIVYGDIAHHNVIEHNEIFNGHRGGITGGGSYNVIQHNVIRDNGKNTLKFLDGLPTFYDPTRYAINQEDSFGDNCVIRNNLIYNSNHGILVGCYSVQIENNHIYNVDSTAVNLYSLAHATIRGNFIFNCGSSIGLMTARIENAYVNITGNSIHNGVTILNGSGYQVSVTENNFVDPFIIETARGALYHFKNNYVKYSSAVGTSSVTVDRIEGCTFDSLYPQKEVNFRTLESVNSTFRNIMVNMRTRDELTVRDILVLEGCSFIQSTLNNHVYMTKGKEARVRRSKFEDSFISVGNTNTAGETPSIALDDCDITVRANNSLLIIESNRGYGSIRITDSRIAIHNPSFQHLLRIAAYPASAEVILKRNTLSFAGDGSLDLTYYSNASGVLRFVFADNRTTSNLIIPTVNDSRFVPYDPERKGVSEPSSGYFHLGDIYFNARPVPGSHVGWICTLAGYASNVAWTPGSIYSVGAEVHSNGKVYHSITSGTSGSMPPSHASGNWTDPNGLTWKYIGPRAVFRTFGPIST